The following coding sequences are from one Novosphingobium sp. KACC 22771 window:
- the ahpC gene encoding alkyl hydroperoxide reductase subunit C, whose translation MSLIGYSIQPFTATAYKAGAFVDVTDADIKGKWSVFFFYPADFTFVCPTELEDLQNEYANLKALGVEVYGVSTDTHFSHKAWADTSPAIGKIEYFLVGDQNHDLTKQFNNLREGVGLADRGTFVTDPEGVVQLVEVTPEGVGRNAAELVRKIKAAKYWQEHPGQVCPAKWEEGAETLAPSIDLVGKI comes from the coding sequence ATGTCGCTTATCGGCTATTCGATCCAGCCCTTCACCGCCACCGCCTATAAGGCCGGCGCTTTTGTCGACGTTACCGACGCCGACATCAAGGGCAAGTGGTCGGTGTTCTTCTTCTATCCGGCCGACTTCACCTTCGTGTGCCCGACCGAACTGGAAGACCTCCAGAACGAATATGCCAACCTGAAGGCACTGGGCGTTGAAGTGTACGGCGTGTCGACCGACACCCACTTCAGCCACAAGGCATGGGCCGACACCTCGCCCGCCATCGGCAAGATCGAATACTTCCTGGTCGGCGACCAGAACCATGACCTGACCAAGCAGTTCAACAACCTGCGCGAAGGCGTGGGCCTGGCCGACCGCGGCACCTTCGTGACCGATCCCGAAGGCGTGGTGCAGCTGGTCGAAGTGACCCCCGAAGGCGTGGGCCGCAACGCTGCTGAACTGGTGCGCAAGATCAAGGCCGCCAAGTACTGGCAGGAACACCCCGGTCAGGTTTGCCCCGCCAAGTGGGAAGAAGGCGCCGAAACGCTGGCTCCCTCGATCGATCTGGTCGGCAAGATCTGA
- the ahpF gene encoding alkyl hydroperoxide reductase subunit F, whose protein sequence is MLDANLSAQLKQYLAMLREPIELVASLGDDAKSAQTRELIEAIAALSDKVSARFDGTNARTPSFTISPQANAHDRVRFAGLPMGHEFTSLVLALLWAGGHPPKVSQEVLDQVTSLTSTHNFEMYFSLTCHNCPDVVQALTLIALKNPRFSATLIEGGTYQAEVDERGVMAVPAVFKDGAMWLSGKKTLEEIVADLDEGAEAKAAEAVNAKEPFEVLVVGGGPAGAASAIYTARKGIRTGVAAQRFGGQVLDTLGIENFISVSHTEGPKLAAALEAHVKDYDVDIMNLATAQKLIPATREGGYHQIELANGGVLRARSIVLSTGARWRNMNVPGEKEYANKGVAYCPHCDGPLFKGKRVAVIGGGNSGVEAAIDLAGIVSHVTLIEFDSAMRADAVLQDKLRSLPNVTIITSALTKEVLGDGAKVSGLVYEARETGEVHQVNLEGIFVQIGLVPNTEWLKGALALSPRGEIEIDAKGATSVPGIFAAGDCTTVPYKQIVIAMGAGATAGLSAFDYLIRTPAPVLEGVA, encoded by the coding sequence ATGCTCGACGCCAACCTGTCCGCCCAACTCAAACAATATCTCGCCATGCTGCGTGAACCGATTGAGCTTGTCGCCAGCCTTGGCGACGATGCGAAATCGGCCCAGACCCGCGAATTGATCGAAGCCATCGCCGCGCTGTCCGACAAGGTTTCCGCGCGTTTCGATGGAACCAATGCGCGCACCCCGTCTTTCACCATCAGCCCCCAGGCCAATGCGCATGACCGCGTGCGCTTTGCCGGCCTGCCGATGGGGCACGAGTTTACTTCGCTGGTCCTGGCATTGCTCTGGGCCGGCGGCCACCCGCCCAAGGTGTCGCAAGAGGTGCTGGATCAGGTAACAAGCCTGACCAGCACCCACAATTTCGAGATGTATTTCTCGCTGACCTGCCACAATTGCCCCGATGTGGTTCAGGCGCTGACGCTGATCGCGCTGAAGAACCCGCGCTTCTCCGCCACCCTGATCGAGGGCGGCACCTATCAGGCCGAGGTCGATGAGCGCGGCGTGATGGCGGTGCCTGCCGTGTTCAAGGATGGCGCCATGTGGCTGTCGGGCAAGAAGACGCTGGAGGAAATCGTCGCCGATCTGGACGAGGGCGCCGAAGCCAAGGCCGCCGAAGCGGTCAACGCCAAGGAGCCGTTCGAAGTGCTGGTCGTCGGCGGCGGCCCCGCAGGTGCGGCCTCGGCCATCTATACGGCGCGCAAGGGCATCCGCACCGGTGTCGCGGCGCAGCGCTTCGGCGGACAGGTGCTGGACACGCTGGGCATCGAGAATTTCATCTCGGTTTCCCACACCGAAGGCCCGAAGCTGGCCGCCGCGCTCGAAGCCCATGTGAAGGACTATGATGTCGACATCATGAACCTTGCCACCGCGCAAAAGCTGATCCCTGCGACGCGCGAAGGCGGCTATCACCAGATCGAGCTGGCCAATGGCGGTGTGCTGCGGGCGCGCTCCATTGTGCTGTCCACCGGCGCGCGCTGGCGCAACATGAATGTGCCGGGCGAGAAGGAGTATGCCAACAAGGGCGTGGCCTACTGCCCGCACTGCGACGGCCCGCTGTTCAAGGGCAAGCGCGTGGCGGTGATCGGCGGCGGCAATTCGGGCGTCGAGGCCGCCATCGACCTGGCCGGAATCGTCTCCCATGTCACGCTGATCGAATTCGACAGCGCCATGCGCGCCGATGCCGTGCTGCAAGACAAGCTGCGCAGCCTGCCCAACGTCACGATCATCACCAGCGCGCTGACCAAGGAAGTGCTGGGCGATGGGGCGAAGGTGTCGGGTCTGGTCTATGAAGCCCGCGAAACGGGTGAAGTGCATCAGGTCAACCTCGAGGGCATCTTTGTCCAGATCGGCCTTGTGCCCAACACCGAATGGCTGAAAGGCGCCCTCGCCCTCTCGCCGCGCGGCGAAATCGAGATCGACGCCAAGGGCGCAACCAGCGTGCCGGGCATCTTCGCGGCGGGCGATTGCACCACCGTGCCCTATAAGCAGATCGTCATCGCCATGGGCGCGGGCGCAACGGCGGGGCTGTCGGCGTTTGATTACTTGATCCGCACGCCGGCGCCGGTGTTGGAAGGGGTTGCTTAA
- a CDS encoding Smr/MutS family protein has translation MRAPFSLRGGRRLTPEEEDLWRRVADTIEPLEPRRKVEPNLPPPIMAEAPPPLPPKRIKGRVPPPLPPPAPPPAPPRPLDRHGLDGGWDKRLGKGQVAPDFTLDLHGANLEGAYQRLDHGLALALAQGARVVLLITGRARPAPGPADRGSHRGVIRAKFLDWLVHGSHASRIAAVRAAHPRHGGAGAVYIILKRGK, from the coding sequence ATGAGGGCGCCGTTCTCCCTGCGTGGCGGGCGCAGGCTGACACCGGAAGAAGAGGATCTGTGGCGCCGGGTGGCCGATACGATCGAGCCGCTGGAGCCGCGCCGCAAGGTTGAACCCAATTTGCCCCCGCCGATCATGGCCGAGGCGCCGCCCCCTTTGCCGCCCAAGCGCATCAAGGGCCGCGTTCCGCCACCCCTGCCGCCGCCCGCGCCGCCACCGGCGCCCCCCCGCCCTCTCGACCGCCACGGTCTGGACGGCGGATGGGACAAGAGGCTGGGTAAGGGGCAGGTGGCTCCTGATTTTACGCTCGACCTGCATGGGGCCAATCTGGAAGGAGCCTATCAGCGCCTCGATCACGGGCTGGCGCTGGCTTTGGCACAAGGTGCGCGGGTGGTGCTGCTGATCACGGGGCGCGCGCGCCCGGCGCCCGGCCCGGCGGATCGCGGATCGCATCGCGGGGTGATCCGGGCCAAGTTTCTCGACTGGTTGGTGCACGGCTCGCATGCTTCGCGCATTGCCGCGGTGCGGGCTGCTCATCCCCGGCATGGAGGCGCGGGGGCGGTGTATATTATTTTGAAGCGGGGGAAATAA
- the mltA gene encoding murein transglycosylase A: MNVRQSRIGAALAGFLLLEACARIIPGPRPPVAPPARPTPSTPVAPPKPVVTAINVGVHRGPDLATFALSDTMAQGALASFRESCPKLLARPDTSGLTQRSDWQDVCAAAAAWNAADAQRFFRSRFELAQVGDGATYVTGYYEPEIAGSRTRQPGYDVPVYGVPRDLVHARPGDAPIKPNGQTPFGRYDENGVFQPYFERGEIEDGKLAGKGLEIAWAADPVEFFFLQIQGSGRLRGPDGRVIRIGYAADNGQNYTGIGTVMRQQGLLGNGPGQYAGSMQGIMQYIREHPQDGMSLMRQNKSWVFFRELTGDGPIGAMGVPVRPHVSVAADPLFAPLGAPVLIAADPALANANKVNGLWVAQDTGGAIKGPNRFDSFWGAGDEARRIAGGMLARGRAYILLPKGTLARLGAR; the protein is encoded by the coding sequence ATGAATGTGAGGCAGTCGCGAATCGGCGCGGCGCTGGCGGGTTTTCTGTTGCTTGAGGCTTGCGCCCGCATCATTCCCGGTCCCCGTCCGCCCGTTGCGCCGCCTGCGCGCCCTACGCCTTCCACCCCGGTTGCCCCGCCAAAGCCGGTGGTGACCGCAATCAATGTGGGCGTCCATCGCGGGCCGGATCTGGCCACTTTCGCCCTCAGCGACACCATGGCACAGGGCGCGCTGGCCTCTTTTCGCGAAAGCTGCCCCAAGCTCCTGGCGCGCCCCGATACCAGCGGGCTGACTCAGCGCAGCGATTGGCAGGATGTCTGCGCCGCGGCGGCGGCATGGAATGCGGCCGATGCGCAGCGCTTTTTCCGCTCGCGCTTTGAACTGGCGCAGGTTGGCGATGGTGCCACCTATGTCACCGGCTATTACGAGCCGGAAATCGCGGGCAGCCGCACGCGCCAGCCCGGCTATGACGTGCCGGTCTATGGCGTGCCGCGCGATCTGGTCCATGCCCGCCCTGGTGACGCGCCGATCAAGCCCAATGGCCAGACGCCCTTTGGCCGCTATGACGAAAACGGGGTGTTCCAACCCTATTTCGAGCGCGGCGAAATTGAGGATGGCAAGCTGGCCGGCAAGGGTCTGGAAATTGCCTGGGCGGCCGATCCGGTGGAGTTCTTTTTCCTGCAAATCCAGGGATCTGGCCGGCTGCGCGGGCCGGACGGGCGGGTGATTCGCATCGGCTATGCCGCCGACAATGGCCAGAATTACACCGGCATTGGCACGGTGATGCGCCAGCAGGGCCTGCTGGGTAACGGACCGGGACAATATGCCGGGTCGATGCAGGGCATCATGCAATATATCCGCGAGCATCCGCAGGATGGCATGTCGCTGATGCGTCAGAACAAGAGCTGGGTGTTTTTCCGCGAATTGACCGGCGACGGGCCAATCGGCGCGATGGGCGTGCCGGTGCGGCCCCATGTCAGCGTGGCAGCCGATCCGCTGTTTGCGCCGCTTGGCGCGCCGGTGCTGATCGCGGCCGATCCGGCGCTGGCCAATGCGAACAAGGTCAACGGCCTGTGGGTGGCGCAGGATACCGGCGGGGCGATCAAGGGGCCGAACCGTTTTGACAGCTTCTGGGGCGCGGGCGATGAGGCAAGGCGCATCGCGGGCGGTATGCTGGCGCGTGGGCGGGCCTATATCCTGCTGCCCAAGGGGACGCTGGCGCGGCTTGGCGCGCGATGA
- a CDS encoding Tim44/TimA family putative adaptor protein translates to MTVSIVILAMIAAFLGMRLYSVLGRRAEHGEEPVQSRLDAQASAAPAALPLPERAVAGSVRPRELGAVLPGVERGLREIISVDRRFDPVTFVEGARSAYRMVLDAFWRGDRAQLSLLCDAEVARSFIDAIDTREAAGETFNNSLVRIEETQIVGASYAAPFARVSVRFVADVAAVTRDREGKVIAGSLNDAVEVRDVWTFRRDIHSADPDWLLEETDEG, encoded by the coding sequence GTGACCGTCTCGATCGTCATTCTGGCCATGATCGCAGCCTTTCTGGGCATGCGTCTCTATTCGGTGCTGGGGCGCCGCGCCGAACATGGCGAGGAGCCGGTACAGAGCCGTCTGGATGCTCAGGCTTCCGCTGCGCCCGCCGCCCTGCCGCTGCCCGAACGGGCTGTGGCCGGTTCGGTTCGTCCGCGTGAACTGGGGGCTGTGCTGCCCGGTGTTGAGCGGGGCTTGCGCGAGATCATCTCGGTGGACCGCCGGTTTGACCCGGTCACCTTTGTCGAGGGTGCGCGTTCTGCCTATCGCATGGTGCTTGATGCTTTCTGGCGCGGTGATCGTGCGCAATTGAGCCTGCTGTGCGATGCGGAAGTGGCGCGCAGCTTCATTGATGCCATCGACACGCGTGAGGCCGCCGGCGAAACTTTCAACAACAGCCTTGTTCGCATCGAGGAAACCCAGATCGTGGGCGCCAGCTATGCGGCTCCCTTTGCTCGCGTCTCGGTGCGCTTTGTTGCCGATGTCGCCGCCGTCACCCGCGACCGCGAGGGCAAGGTGATTGCCGGTTCGCTCAACGATGCGGTCGAGGTGCGCGACGTCTGGACATTCCGCCGCGATATCCACTCGGCCGATCCCGATTGGCTTCTCGAAGAAACCGACGAGGGCTAA
- the secB gene encoding protein-export chaperone SecB, producing MADDGTVTSSLRLDGEDTLPSAGVISQYVKDLSVENPNAPESFSWQDSPQLDIQFNIQARAIEGDVHEVELKVQINARCEAGVAYIIDLTYAGLIGMRNLEEAQMHAFMFAEAPRILFPFARRVIADATRDAGFTPVMLEPIDFNGLYIQQLAAQAEAQQGPSASDEPAGHA from the coding sequence ATGGCCGATGATGGCACCGTCACTTCCTCGCTGCGTCTGGATGGCGAGGACACCCTGCCCAGCGCTGGCGTGATTTCGCAATATGTGAAGGACTTGTCGGTCGAGAATCCCAATGCGCCCGAAAGCTTTTCGTGGCAGGATTCGCCCCAGTTGGACATCCAGTTCAACATTCAGGCCCGCGCCATCGAGGGCGACGTGCATGAGGTCGAGCTGAAGGTTCAGATCAACGCGCGCTGCGAAGCGGGCGTGGCCTACATCATCGATCTGACCTATGCGGGTCTGATCGGCATGCGCAATCTGGAAGAAGCCCAGATGCACGCCTTCATGTTTGCCGAAGCGCCGCGCATCCTCTTCCCGTTTGCCCGCCGCGTGATTGCCGACGCCACGCGCGATGCAGGCTTTACCCCGGTCATGCTGGAACCCATTGATTTCAATGGCCTCTATATCCAGCAGCTCGCCGCGCAGGCCGAAGCCCAGCAGGGCCCCTCGGCCAGCGACGAGCCCGCCGGCCACGCATGA